From one Desulfurobacterium thermolithotrophum DSM 11699 genomic stretch:
- a CDS encoding RNA chaperone Hfq — translation MKRYKTLEDAQIELIELLEEEGEFRGSIEELAERLSVKPENIKPLLQLMKSAGDIVYEEIEDELIIRPATFIPLLPPTPTEEQKEEIEKKLSEGYRLIASSYMGGVQSRELRQAMGKRIIVFFRNGSRLEGRLKGFDRFTLKMRNYRGNILVYKHAISTIVYKT, via the coding sequence ATGAAAAGGTACAAAACTCTCGAAGACGCACAAATAGAATTAATAGAGCTTCTTGAAGAAGAAGGAGAATTCAGAGGCTCAATTGAAGAATTAGCTGAAAGGCTTTCTGTTAAACCAGAAAATATAAAACCTCTCCTGCAACTTATGAAATCTGCAGGGGATATTGTCTACGAAGAAATCGAAGATGAATTAATCATAAGACCAGCAACGTTTATACCTCTTCTTCCTCCTACACCTACAGAAGAACAAAAGGAAGAAATTGAAAAAAAGCTATCTGAAGGTTATAGACTAATAGCTTCTTCCTATATGGGAGGTGTTCAAAGTAGAGAATTGCGTCAAGCTATGGGAAAAAGGATTATAGTTTTCTTCAGGAATGGAAGCAGACTAGAGGGTAGATTAAAAGGATTTGATAGATTTACCCTAAAAATGAGAAACTATAGAGGAAACATCCTAGTTTATAAGCACGCCATTTCAACAATAGTTTATAAAACTTAA
- the accC gene encoding acetyl-CoA carboxylase biotin carboxylase subunit — protein sequence MFKKVLIANRGEIAVRIIRTCRELGIKTVAIYSTADRDSLHVFLADEAVCIGGPRPQESYLNIPSIISAAEITGADAIHPGYGFLSENPGFAEICTACGMKFIGPSPETMVLMGDKAKAREVAIKAGVPVVPGSGIIKNVQEALKVCEEIGYPVLVKAAHGGGGRGMRLITSSKEAKTLIVTAMAEAEAAFGSGEVYIEKYIKNPRHIEIQVVADQFGNVVTFGERECSLQRRHQKVLEEAPSPFVDEDLRNKLSDAAKKIAEFINYEGAGTVEFLVDKDKNFYFIEMNTRIQVEHPVTEFVTEKDLIAKQIMAAAGEKLNISDVKLKGHAIEFRITCEDYEKDFRPTPGKIEKLLIPGGFGVRVDTHIYEGYKVPQYYDSLLAKLIVWGETREEAIKRGERALSEFVIEGNLKTTIPFHLKLLKDENFIKGALDTKILENKILPKLKR from the coding sequence ATGTTCAAAAAAGTTCTCATAGCAAATAGAGGAGAAATTGCTGTAAGAATAATTCGTACCTGTAGAGAGCTTGGAATAAAAACAGTAGCTATTTATTCTACTGCGGACAGAGATTCCCTTCATGTTTTTCTTGCAGATGAAGCAGTTTGTATAGGAGGTCCCCGTCCCCAGGAAAGTTATCTAAACATTCCTTCTATCATCTCTGCAGCAGAGATAACAGGTGCAGATGCCATCCATCCTGGCTATGGATTCCTTTCCGAAAATCCTGGTTTTGCAGAAATTTGTACAGCCTGTGGCATGAAATTCATAGGCCCTTCGCCAGAAACTATGGTTTTAATGGGAGACAAGGCAAAAGCAAGAGAAGTTGCAATAAAGGCCGGTGTTCCTGTTGTTCCAGGTAGTGGAATTATAAAGAACGTTCAAGAAGCTTTAAAAGTCTGTGAGGAAATTGGTTATCCAGTTCTAGTTAAAGCTGCCCATGGTGGTGGTGGTAGAGGAATGAGACTTATTACTTCTTCCAAAGAAGCAAAAACTTTAATAGTTACAGCAATGGCTGAAGCTGAAGCTGCTTTTGGAAGCGGAGAAGTTTACATAGAAAAGTACATAAAAAATCCTCGCCATATAGAAATCCAGGTAGTTGCAGACCAATTTGGAAACGTTGTAACTTTCGGAGAAAGAGAATGTTCTCTTCAAAGAAGACATCAAAAAGTTCTTGAGGAAGCACCATCTCCTTTTGTAGATGAAGATCTAAGAAATAAACTCTCGGATGCTGCTAAAAAAATTGCTGAATTTATTAATTACGAAGGAGCTGGAACAGTAGAATTTTTAGTTGATAAGGATAAAAACTTTTACTTTATTGAAATGAATACTCGTATTCAGGTTGAACATCCTGTTACAGAATTTGTAACCGAAAAAGACTTAATAGCAAAACAAATTATGGCTGCTGCTGGAGAAAAACTAAATATTTCTGACGTTAAACTAAAGGGACATGCAATAGAATTCAGAATAACTTGTGAAGATTATGAAAAAGACTTTCGTCCTACTCCTGGAAAAATTGAAAAGCTTTTAATTCCTGGTGGATTTGGTGTAAGAGTTGATACTCACATATATGAAGGTTACAAAGTGCCGCAGTACTACGATTCTCTTTTAGCAAAATTAATTGTTTGGGGAGAAACAAGAGAGGAAGCAATAAAACGAGGAGAAAGAGCTCTTTCAGAATTTGTAATTGAAGGGAATCTTAAAACGACAATTCCATTTCACTTGAAACTTTTAAAAGATGAAAACTTTATAAAGGGAGCTCTTGACACAAAAATTCTTGAAAATAAAATTCTACCTAAGCTTAAAAGATAA
- a CDS encoding chemotaxis protein CheA — MKANIPEELKEILEEFLVEAEEILENLDQDLIDLENNPTDKDLLNKIFRGMHTLKGGAGFLNLTPIVELAHRIEDIFNKLRNDEMTLTTELMDIILEGIDHLKLAIQMLKESEELPDMEDIESVLKKLDTALKGEFVESPEVEVPSTEDAPQESELEFVEDVSDELKELIKKFPGKNLADLLEEIILMPPDERPMEVIPEIEKLIEEGKDIQDIVKVKKKEEKTTAPKQKAEEKPQPPTVEERKEKTPSQSMQKKAVSEKKTTETIRIDVERVENLMNLVGEIVLDRNRILRVTSEVDKECRSESVEKLVEAVTSLDRTVSDLQVAVMKLRMQPIKKIFSKFPRLVRDLARKLNKKVQLIIEGEDTELDRSILDKLEDPLIHLVRNALDHGIEPPEERVAKGKPEVGTVKLFAYHEGDHIIVGIQDDGKGIDPEKVKQKAIEKGLITPEQAAQMSEKEAYELIFMPGFSTAEKVSDVSGRGVGMDVVASTIHSLRGSIEINSELGKGTTIILKLPLTVAIIRTLMISVKDQVFAVPLHSVVEIVRYDEKNVKEVGSFKSFMLRDEVLPLFSLNELLELSDENEKNFVVIVKVGERLIAVSIEELFGEEEIVIKSLGELLSDIPGIAGATIAGDGKVVLILDLNSLLSDYKVKLIGVGR, encoded by the coding sequence ATGAAAGCGAATATTCCAGAGGAATTAAAGGAAATACTTGAAGAGTTTCTCGTTGAAGCAGAAGAAATATTAGAAAACTTAGACCAAGATTTGATAGACCTGGAAAACAATCCTACAGATAAAGATCTTTTAAACAAAATATTCCGTGGAATGCATACTCTTAAAGGAGGGGCTGGTTTTTTAAACCTTACTCCTATAGTTGAATTAGCTCATCGAATAGAAGATATCTTTAATAAGCTCCGGAACGATGAAATGACTCTGACTACGGAGCTTATGGACATTATTCTTGAGGGAATTGATCATCTAAAATTAGCCATTCAGATGTTGAAAGAGAGCGAAGAACTTCCCGATATGGAAGATATAGAGTCCGTTCTTAAAAAACTTGATACTGCACTCAAAGGTGAATTTGTTGAATCTCCAGAAGTTGAAGTTCCTTCCACTGAAGATGCTCCTCAGGAGAGTGAACTTGAATTTGTAGAAGACGTATCTGATGAACTGAAAGAGCTAATAAAAAAATTTCCTGGAAAAAACCTTGCTGATCTTCTTGAAGAGATAATTCTCATGCCTCCTGATGAGAGGCCTATGGAGGTTATTCCTGAAATTGAGAAGTTGATCGAGGAAGGAAAGGACATTCAGGACATAGTAAAAGTAAAGAAAAAGGAAGAAAAAACAACTGCTCCGAAGCAGAAAGCAGAGGAGAAACCACAGCCTCCAACGGTTGAAGAGAGAAAAGAAAAAACACCATCCCAATCTATGCAGAAAAAAGCAGTATCAGAAAAGAAAACCACAGAGACCATTCGTATTGATGTTGAAAGAGTTGAAAACCTAATGAACTTGGTCGGAGAAATAGTTCTTGATAGAAATAGGATACTAAGAGTAACTTCAGAGGTTGACAAAGAGTGTAGAAGTGAATCAGTTGAAAAACTTGTTGAAGCAGTAACCAGCCTTGATAGAACTGTTAGTGATTTACAGGTTGCAGTTATGAAACTTCGCATGCAACCTATCAAGAAAATATTTAGCAAATTCCCAAGACTTGTTAGAGACCTTGCTAGAAAACTCAATAAAAAAGTTCAACTTATAATTGAAGGTGAAGATACTGAACTTGATAGATCAATTCTTGATAAATTAGAAGATCCTCTCATTCATCTTGTTAGAAATGCCCTTGACCATGGAATAGAACCTCCTGAAGAAAGAGTAGCAAAAGGAAAACCTGAAGTAGGAACAGTAAAACTTTTTGCTTATCACGAAGGGGATCACATAATTGTTGGAATACAGGATGATGGAAAAGGAATAGATCCTGAAAAAGTAAAACAGAAGGCTATTGAAAAAGGTCTTATTACGCCTGAGCAGGCTGCTCAGATGTCGGAAAAAGAGGCTTATGAACTTATCTTCATGCCTGGATTTTCTACGGCAGAAAAGGTCAGCGATGTTTCTGGTCGTGGTGTTGGAATGGATGTTGTTGCCAGCACAATTCACTCTCTAAGAGGTTCAATAGAAATAAACAGCGAATTAGGAAAAGGAACAACCATAATATTAAAACTACCTTTGACAGTAGCAATTATCAGAACTTTAATGATTAGTGTAAAAGACCAAGTTTTTGCTGTTCCACTACATTCTGTTGTGGAAATTGTTAGATATGATGAAAAAAACGTAAAAGAAGTAGGAAGTTTTAAAAGCTTTATGCTCAGAGACGAAGTTTTACCTCTTTTTTCTCTAAACGAGCTTCTTGAACTTAGTGATGAGAATGAAAAGAACTTTGTAGTAATTGTAAAAGTAGGAGAAAGGTTAATAGCTGTTTCAATAGAAGAACTTTTCGGAGAAGAAGAAATTGTTATTAAATCTCTTGGGGAACTTTTATCAGATATTCCAGGCATTGCTGGAGCAACCATTGCAGGAGATGGTAAGGTCGTTCTAATACTTGATCTCAATTCCCTACTTTCCGACTACAAGGTAAAGCTTATAGGGGTTGGAAGATGA
- the accB gene encoding acetyl-CoA carboxylase biotin carboxyl carrier protein encodes MLDKVRELLKALENTSIEEVEIEVEGIKLRAKFARGVVKEIPLQEVVPKEIKKEEKEEITKNTEDYYVVESPMVGTFYRAPAPGAEPFVKEGDFVEKGQTLCIIEALKVMNEIEAEVSGVVKKILVENGQPVEYGQPLFYIEKA; translated from the coding sequence TTGCTTGATAAGGTAAGAGAACTTTTAAAAGCTTTGGAAAATACTTCTATTGAAGAAGTAGAAATTGAAGTTGAAGGAATAAAATTACGAGCTAAGTTTGCTCGAGGTGTAGTTAAAGAAATTCCATTACAGGAAGTAGTTCCTAAGGAGATAAAGAAAGAAGAAAAAGAAGAAATTACAAAAAATACTGAAGACTACTACGTTGTAGAGTCCCCAATGGTAGGAACTTTTTATAGAGCTCCTGCTCCCGGAGCGGAGCCTTTTGTAAAAGAGGGAGATTTTGTTGAAAAGGGACAAACTCTCTGCATTATCGAAGCTCTTAAGGTAATGAATGAAATAGAAGCAGAAGTTTCAGGAGTAGTTAAAAAAATCTTAGTAGAAAACGGCCAGCCTGTTGAGTATGGCCAGCCTCTTTTTTACATAGAAAAAGCATAA
- a CDS encoding RNA chaperone Hfq, which yields MASQSKAEKVKIWLREYLSEFGEYSGTLEELAHLANSTPYLVKKALTELEEESLVKSESRRGKGLIITLLSQEEKVEDTHEEQKEEVEAKEEKETQIIEKVEEEKTKEEPEKKKKEKKLSLQDRVLTSLIGKDITVFLISGTRLEGKLLDFDNFTLSMTAPKGKSLVYKHAIATIIFE from the coding sequence ATGGCTTCTCAATCGAAAGCCGAAAAAGTAAAAATTTGGTTGAGAGAATATCTTTCAGAATTTGGAGAGTATTCTGGAACGTTAGAAGAACTTGCTCATCTTGCAAACTCAACTCCCTATCTTGTCAAAAAAGCTCTTACAGAGTTAGAGGAAGAATCTTTAGTAAAATCTGAATCAAGAAGAGGAAAAGGATTAATAATAACCTTACTTTCACAAGAAGAAAAAGTGGAAGATACTCATGAAGAGCAAAAAGAAGAAGTTGAAGCAAAAGAAGAAAAGGAAACTCAAATCATAGAAAAAGTAGAAGAAGAAAAAACAAAAGAAGAGCCAGAAAAAAAGAAAAAAGAGAAAAAACTCTCTCTTCAAGATAGAGTATTAACTTCTCTAATAGGTAAGGATATAACTGTATTCCTTATAAGCGGAACAAGACTCGAAGGAAAACTTTTAGACTTTGATAACTTTACATTATCTATGACAGCTCCAAAGGGAAAATCTCTTGTTTACAAACACGCAATTGCTACAATAATTTTTGAATAG
- the fmt gene encoding methionyl-tRNA formyltransferase, whose translation MTKQLKVVFMGTPDFAVPSLKKLFEAGFEIPLVITQPDRPAGRGKRIKPPPVKVLAEKFNIPVYQPEKVKGNEELLNKLKEISPDLIVVAAYGKILPNEILDLPKFGCINVHASLLPEYRGASPIQSALLDGKEKTGVTIMLISPELDAGDIISQKEVLIDRKDNAQTLHDKLANLGAELLVETIPYYVSGKLKPIPQENSKATYCKPITKEMGKIDWTLPAEKIFNMIRAFTPWPSAYTTFRGKRIKLLEAEPIEGSGNPGEVIKADKELVISTGEGALKVKKLRPEGKKEISGEEFIRGYRIKVGEKFF comes from the coding sequence GTGACAAAACAACTTAAAGTTGTTTTTATGGGAACACCGGATTTTGCAGTTCCTTCACTAAAAAAACTATTTGAAGCAGGTTTTGAAATTCCTCTTGTTATTACTCAGCCAGATAGACCTGCAGGCAGAGGAAAAAGAATAAAGCCTCCTCCTGTAAAGGTTTTGGCCGAAAAATTTAATATACCAGTTTATCAACCTGAGAAAGTAAAGGGAAATGAAGAACTTTTAAATAAACTAAAGGAAATCTCTCCAGACCTTATAGTTGTTGCTGCGTATGGAAAAATTCTTCCAAATGAAATTTTAGATCTTCCAAAATTTGGTTGTATAAATGTTCATGCTTCGCTCCTTCCAGAGTATAGAGGAGCATCACCCATTCAATCTGCACTTTTGGATGGAAAAGAGAAAACAGGAGTTACTATTATGCTCATTTCTCCTGAGCTTGATGCAGGCGATATAATTTCTCAAAAGGAAGTTCTTATAGATAGAAAAGATAACGCTCAAACTCTCCATGATAAACTTGCAAATTTGGGAGCAGAACTCCTTGTAGAAACTATTCCTTATTATGTGTCCGGTAAACTAAAACCAATTCCGCAAGAAAATTCAAAAGCTACCTACTGTAAGCCAATAACAAAGGAAATGGGAAAGATTGATTGGACTCTTCCTGCGGAGAAGATATTTAACATGATTAGAGCATTTACCCCTTGGCCATCTGCTTATACAACTTTTAGAGGAAAAAGGATAAAGCTTTTAGAAGCTGAACCTATTGAAGGAAGTGGAAATCCCGGAGAAGTTATTAAAGCGGATAAGGAACTTGTCATCTCTACAGGAGAAGGAGCGTTGAAAGTGAAAAAACTAAGGCCTGAGGGTAAGAAAGAAATATCTGGAGAAGAGTTTATCAGAGGTTATAGAATAAAAGTTGGTGAAAAATTTTTTTAA
- the purE gene encoding 5-(carboxyamino)imidazole ribonucleotide mutase, which produces MKKVAVIMGSKSDLPVMESCTKTLDEFGVPYDVKVLSAHRTIDEVITFCEKAEEEYDVIIAAAGYAAHLGGVIAAKTTLPVIGVPLDASPLKGIDSLLSIVQMPGGIPVATVTIGKAGAKNAAVLAVEIMAIKYPELKEKLKNYREEMRRKILEG; this is translated from the coding sequence ATGAAGAAGGTAGCAGTAATAATGGGAAGTAAGTCTGACCTTCCAGTTATGGAAAGCTGTACAAAAACTCTTGATGAATTTGGAGTTCCTTATGATGTAAAAGTTCTCTCAGCTCACAGAACAATTGATGAAGTAATTACTTTTTGTGAAAAAGCAGAAGAAGAATATGACGTTATTATTGCTGCAGCGGGATATGCTGCTCACCTTGGAGGAGTAATTGCTGCAAAAACAACTCTTCCTGTTATTGGAGTACCGCTTGATGCTTCTCCTCTCAAAGGTATAGACTCTCTTCTTTCCATAGTCCAAATGCCTGGAGGTATTCCTGTAGCAACGGTTACAATAGGAAAAGCTGGAGCTAAAAATGCTGCTGTTTTAGCTGTTGAAATAATGGCAATTAAGTATCCTGAGTTAAAAGAAAAGCTTAAAAACTATAGAGAAGAGATGAGGAGAAAAATTTTAGAGGGTTAA
- a CDS encoding damage-control phosphatase ARMT1 family protein, whose product MKVYPECIPCFMKQILNVSRIADIPDSAIMEVLKESAKFIAKDLKINKSPGHNATFLHRIFKEKTKIQDPYKSLKDKYTEIALRLEPYLEEEFYRKSDDQLSMAIRLAALGNVIDFGIPREFDLLEEIKNLLHIPFAYFDVAILERFFVSGKPVLYVADNAGEIVFDKFLLRELKNRGLKVIFAVRGGPILNDATVEDALKSGIAEVVDELITTGKDFIGIDFDFVSEEFKNYWDRAFFVISKGQANFETLDGINSKDIFFILKAKCKPVAKELNCNVNDLIFLYNKHLLEIAESAGTK is encoded by the coding sequence ATGAAAGTTTATCCTGAATGTATTCCTTGTTTTATGAAACAAATTCTTAATGTTTCAAGAATTGCAGATATTCCTGACTCTGCTATAATGGAAGTTTTGAAAGAATCTGCTAAGTTTATAGCAAAAGATCTTAAGATTAATAAATCTCCAGGTCATAATGCTACTTTTTTACATAGGATTTTTAAAGAAAAAACAAAAATACAGGATCCATATAAATCTTTGAAGGATAAATACACAGAAATTGCCTTAAGATTAGAACCTTATCTTGAAGAAGAATTCTACAGAAAGTCTGATGACCAACTTTCTATGGCTATAAGACTTGCTGCCTTAGGAAACGTCATAGACTTTGGAATTCCTCGAGAGTTTGATTTATTAGAGGAAATAAAGAACTTATTGCACATTCCTTTTGCCTACTTTGATGTAGCTATCTTAGAAAGATTTTTTGTTTCTGGAAAGCCTGTCCTTTACGTTGCAGATAATGCTGGAGAAATAGTTTTTGATAAGTTTCTCCTTAGAGAGCTCAAAAATAGAGGTCTCAAAGTTATCTTTGCTGTTAGGGGTGGTCCAATTCTCAATGATGCTACTGTAGAAGATGCTCTTAAATCAGGGATAGCAGAAGTTGTTGACGAACTTATAACAACAGGAAAAGACTTTATAGGAATTGATTTTGATTTTGTTTCTGAGGAATTTAAAAACTATTGGGATAGAGCCTTTTTTGTTATTTCTAAAGGACAGGCAAATTTTGAAACCCTTGATGGAATAAACTCCAAGGATATTTTCTTTATACTTAAAGCAAAGTGTAAACCCGTTGCAAAGGAACTTAATTGTAATGTTAATGACCTTATTTTCTTGTACAATAAACATCTTTTAGAGATAGCAGAAAGTGCAGGTACTAAGTAA
- the efp gene encoding elongation factor P has translation MASIDVNQIAKGMKLEIEGYPYEIVDYQHVKPGKGQAFARIKLKNLKTGNVVEKTYKVGEKLELADFEEREMEYIYNDGESYYFMDTKTYEQVGVSETALGEKAKFLKENTTVMVQFYKGEAISVKLPKSIVLQVTDTEPGFKGDTVSNVTKPATLETGAVIQVPMFINPGDYVKVNPETGEYIERVNIK, from the coding sequence TTGGCTTCTATCGATGTAAATCAAATAGCAAAGGGAATGAAACTTGAAATTGAAGGTTACCCATACGAAATAGTAGATTATCAGCACGTAAAACCTGGAAAGGGACAGGCATTTGCAAGGATAAAGCTTAAAAACTTGAAAACCGGAAACGTTGTTGAGAAGACTTATAAAGTCGGCGAAAAGCTTGAGTTGGCAGACTTTGAAGAAAGAGAAATGGAATACATTTACAATGATGGAGAATCTTACTACTTCATGGACACAAAAACCTACGAGCAAGTTGGCGTTTCAGAAACTGCTTTAGGTGAGAAAGCAAAATTTCTCAAAGAAAATACTACTGTAATGGTTCAATTTTATAAAGGAGAAGCGATTTCTGTTAAACTACCAAAGAGCATAGTTTTACAAGTTACCGATACAGAACCTGGATTTAAAGGGGATACTGTTTCAAACGTTACAAAACCTGCAACACTTGAAACAGGTGCTGTTATTCAAGTGCCAATGTTTATTAATCCTGGTGATTATGTAAAGGTAAATCCAGAAACTGGTGAATACATAGAAAGGGTTAATATTAAGTAG
- a CDS encoding HD domain-containing protein — MKKYKLLMDPVYNEFVMVERGGILAKILDSLYIQRLRHVRQLGPCYYVYPGAEHTRFQHSIGVMWLAKKALDYLSLKDYQIDEFLKTSILVAALTHDTGHSPFSHALEGVILPYKHEDLTLYALDMLLEELNLEKELINTVKAIIKKEHSLPFVYQLISSQLDCDRLDYLTRDAFYTGVSFGKIDVNRILVSVLIEDGELIWSFKGFNALEAYVMSRYQMYWAVYFHKVNLSVQVLLKKIVERIKELIFNGVSLDMDLTLSKVLKEENIEKFFRLTDGNVVSSIYLLMDSNDNILSDLCKRLVKRNFFETVEVTPSKVLEYRERVERAGFDPKYYFEVIEPSKVAYSYYSPSGVDIIRVKVEDRIDELSNVAPTDALKALSRKVSKTYVVLPKEVLS; from the coding sequence ATGAAGAAGTATAAGCTCCTTATGGATCCTGTTTATAATGAATTTGTAATGGTGGAGAGAGGGGGAATTCTTGCAAAAATTCTTGATAGTCTTTACATACAAAGATTAAGACACGTAAGGCAATTAGGTCCTTGCTATTATGTGTATCCTGGTGCTGAGCATACCCGTTTTCAGCATTCTATTGGAGTTATGTGGCTTGCAAAGAAAGCTTTAGATTACTTAAGCTTGAAAGATTATCAAATAGACGAATTTCTTAAAACTTCTATTCTTGTTGCTGCACTTACCCATGATACTGGTCATTCTCCTTTTTCTCATGCTCTTGAAGGAGTAATTCTTCCGTATAAACATGAAGATTTAACACTTTATGCTTTAGATATGCTTTTAGAGGAATTGAATCTTGAAAAAGAGCTTATCAATACGGTGAAGGCAATAATCAAAAAGGAGCATTCTCTACCTTTTGTCTATCAGCTTATATCCAGTCAGCTTGATTGTGATAGATTGGATTATCTAACAAGAGATGCTTTCTATACAGGAGTTTCTTTTGGAAAGATTGATGTTAATAGAATTCTTGTTTCTGTGCTTATTGAAGATGGAGAGCTCATATGGAGTTTCAAAGGATTTAACGCGCTTGAAGCTTATGTAATGTCCCGTTATCAAATGTACTGGGCTGTTTACTTTCATAAGGTTAATCTTTCAGTTCAGGTTCTATTAAAGAAAATAGTTGAAAGAATAAAGGAGTTGATTTTTAATGGTGTTTCTTTAGATATGGATTTAACTCTTTCAAAAGTCCTTAAAGAAGAAAATATTGAAAAGTTTTTTAGATTGACAGATGGAAATGTTGTTTCATCTATATATTTGCTCATGGATTCAAATGACAATATTCTTTCTGATCTTTGTAAAAGATTAGTTAAAAGAAATTTTTTTGAAACAGTGGAGGTTACTCCTTCTAAAGTTCTTGAATATCGAGAAAGGGTAGAAAGAGCTGGTTTTGATCCAAAATACTATTTTGAAGTTATCGAACCTTCTAAGGTTGCTTACTCTTATTATTCTCCTTCTGGAGTGGATATAATAAGGGTTAAAGTTGAAGATAGAATTGACGAGTTATCAAATGTAGCTCCAACAGATGCGCTTAAAGCTCTTTCAAGAAAAGTTTCTAAAACTTATGTTGTCCTTCCGAAAGAAGTACTAAGTTAA
- a CDS encoding Fur family transcriptional regulator, translated as MEKLERFKRITRERGLRVTPQRVAVYKEILSRKDHPSAEEIYEALKDKVEGISLTTVYRTLSNLEEVGLVVRIPTLKDKVHYDARVEPHSHFICLKCGRIYDVEVSPEVSFENLKKEGFEVSNSAFICYGICKNCKVKNEEV; from the coding sequence ATGGAGAAATTAGAAAGATTTAAGAGGATAACGAGAGAGAGAGGACTTAGAGTAACTCCTCAAAGAGTTGCTGTTTATAAAGAGATTCTTTCTAGGAAGGATCATCCATCAGCGGAAGAAATTTATGAAGCTTTAAAAGATAAAGTTGAGGGTATATCCTTAACAACGGTTTATAGAACTCTTTCAAATCTTGAAGAGGTAGGTCTTGTTGTAAGAATTCCAACTTTAAAGGACAAAGTTCATTACGATGCAAGAGTTGAGCCTCACAGTCATTTTATCTGCTTAAAGTGTGGCAGAATTTACGATGTGGAAGTTTCTCCGGAAGTAAGTTTTGAAAACTTAAAAAAAGAAGGATTTGAGGTTTCAAATTCTGCTTTTATATGTTACGGTATCTGTAAAAACTGTAAGGTAAAAAATGAAGAAGTATAA
- a CDS encoding NIL domain-containing protein, whose protein sequence is MKETSTRLVLHFPKETWDKPVIYKLVKDYDLIVNILRAEILPKMEGSAVIELRGERKRIGEAVKFLKSLKIKIKPLELDIFREDEKCVHCGACIAPCPTNAFYLDQETFKVKFDKDKCVGCGHCIPACPLRIIYSTEF, encoded by the coding sequence ATGAAAGAGACTTCTACAAGGCTTGTTCTTCACTTTCCAAAAGAGACCTGGGATAAACCGGTTATATATAAGCTTGTAAAAGATTACGATTTAATTGTTAACATACTAAGAGCAGAAATTCTTCCTAAAATGGAGGGCTCTGCAGTAATAGAGCTCCGCGGTGAAAGAAAAAGAATAGGAGAAGCAGTAAAGTTTTTAAAAAGCCTAAAGATAAAGATAAAACCCTTAGAACTTGATATCTTTCGAGAAGATGAAAAATGTGTTCACTGTGGAGCATGTATAGCTCCTTGTCCTACAAATGCCTTTTACTTAGATCAAGAAACTTTTAAAGTTAAGTTTGATAAAGATAAGTGTGTCGGTTGCGGCCACTGTATTCCTGCGTGTCCTCTTAGGATAATTTATTCAACAGAATTTTAA
- a CDS encoding L-threonylcarbamoyladenylate synthase — protein sequence MQVLSKEDIEKISQILRAGELICSPTDTLFGILGNALDKEVVKKLYSVKKRDVNKPLIVLFSSIEQLVNFGVLVPLKYLNGLKKLYPAPVTVILPLSKESPFRKVFQRDNLAVRIPKDDFLQKLIKKTFPLFAPSANPQGELPAKNCKECKNYFDGVINFCIEGKVSEAPSTIVDLTGETPVLIRKGIVKFEKVLEVLSDKTT from the coding sequence GTGCAGGTACTAAGTAAAGAAGACATAGAAAAAATTTCTCAGATTTTAAGAGCTGGGGAGCTTATTTGCTCCCCAACAGATACTCTTTTTGGAATACTTGGAAATGCTCTTGATAAAGAGGTTGTAAAAAAACTTTATTCTGTAAAAAAAAGAGATGTAAACAAACCATTAATTGTTCTTTTTAGTTCTATTGAGCAGTTAGTAAACTTTGGAGTGCTTGTTCCTTTGAAATACTTAAACGGTTTAAAAAAACTCTATCCTGCTCCAGTTACAGTTATTCTTCCTCTTTCAAAAGAGAGTCCGTTTAGAAAAGTTTTCCAAAGGGATAATCTTGCTGTTAGAATACCTAAGGATGATTTTTTGCAGAAACTCATAAAAAAGACATTTCCTCTTTTTGCTCCAAGTGCAAATCCTCAGGGAGAATTGCCTGCAAAAAACTGTAAAGAGTGTAAAAACTACTTTGATGGAGTGATTAATTTCTGTATAGAAGGAAAAGTTTCAGAAGCTCCATCCACAATAGTTGACCTTACTGGTGAAACACCTGTACTTATAAGGAAAGGAATAGTTAAGTTTGAGAAAGTTTTGGAGGTTTTAAGTGACAAAACAACTTAA